A genome region from Salvelinus alpinus chromosome 26, SLU_Salpinus.1, whole genome shotgun sequence includes the following:
- the LOC139554983 gene encoding putative nuclease HARBI1 isoform X1: protein MKAQNCVFLSALTMACPFVRDVVDEEALVLRRAFRRERVFRDRLDPLAFPDDHLYERYRFSADGIRYLCRLLGPRIKHRTARSHALSVEQMVCVALRFFASGAFLYSVGDAEQLNKATICRTIRSVCLAIKALADVFISFPGHRRLCDIKEEFYRIAGFPNVIGAVDCTHIRIKAPSGAHEADFVNRKSFHSINVQMVCNADCVISNVVAKWPGSVHDSRIFRASEIYQCLSQGEFSGVLLGDRGYGCQPFLLTPFTDPQEAQQAYNHAHARTRARVEMTFGLLKARFHCLHKLRVSPVRACDITVACAVLHNVACLRKERAPRVPPAMDWDNPAIFPDDDSGRLLRDQYVLNYFS, encoded by the exons atgaaggcccaaaattgtgtgttcctttctgctctgacaatggcatgcccattcgtgcgagatgtggtggatgaagaagcacttgtgctgaggagagccttcaggcgagaaagggtcttcagggaccggttggacccactggccttccctgatgaccatctatatgaaagatacaggttttctgcagatggcatcaggtatctatgcagactactgggtcccaggattaagcaccgcactgcacggagccatgcactgagtgtggagcaaatggtttgtgtggccttgcgcttttttgctagtggagccttcctgtactcagtgggggatgcagaacagctgaacaaggccacaatttgccgcacaataaggagtgtgtgtctggctatcaaagcattagcagatgtcttcatctccttccctggccacagaagactctgtgacatcaaagaggagttctataggattgcag gtttccccaatgtcattggtgcagtggactgcacacacataaggataaaagccccctcaggtgcccatgaggccgattttgtgaataggaaatcctttcacagcattaatgttcag atggtctgcaatgctgactgtgtgatcagcaatgttgtggcaaaatggcctggctcagtccatgactccagaatctttcgggcctctgaaatctatcagtgcctatcacaag gtgaattctctggtgtgttgctgggagacagggggtatggctgccagccttttctcctgacacctttcacagacccccaggaagcacagcaggcctacaaccatgcccatgccaggaccagggccagagttgaaatgacctttggcctcctgaaggcacgctttcactgccttcacaaattaagggtcagccctgttagggcatgtgatattactgtggcttgtgctgtcctccacaatgtggcctgcctgaggaaggagagggcccccagagtgccaccagccatggactgggacaatccggcaatcttccctgatgacgacagtggtcggctgctgagggaccaatatgtgttgaattattttagttag
- the LOC139554983 gene encoding uncharacterized protein isoform X2, which produces MNGPKRTWQQVKIKYKNILQNAVKKNTHRQGTGGGSPKADLTPAEDMALELNKGRPVLEGIPGGKETSIGSSQDATRFIQVSGSTVFLLEPPAQAPDDADPGEGPSAAATAHDGDDDEEETISLDSRRHEDPDAIQWENQPGNISSQAIRKLYGNHLRRQIELADIDIQYKKKKMENLALESEIKKRTIRKLDLEIKKLERELQEDDTAQNKNLQSVQPSHRYKASPSFAHPPSTRCGH; this is translated from the exons atgaacgggccaaaacggacatggcagcaggtcaaaatcaaatacaagaacattctgcagaatg cagtgaaaaagaatacccacagacaaggcacgggtggtgggtcaccaaaggctgaccttaccccagcagaggacatggccttggagctaaataaaggcaggcccgtcttagaggggatccctggggggaaagagacgagcataggttcctcccaagatgccacccgcttcattcaag tgtctggcagcactgtgttcctgttagagccaccagcacaagcaccagacgatgctgatcca ggtgaaggccccagtgcagcagcaacagcacatgatggagacgatgatgaggaggagaccatctctctggattccagaaggcatgag gacccagatgctatacagtgggaaaaccagcctggcaacata agctcacaagctatcagaaagttgtatggcaaccacctccggcgccaaatagaactggcagacatagacattcagtacaagaagaaaaagatggaaaatcttgcactggagtccgaaataaaaaagaggacaattaggaaactggaccttgaaataaaaaaacttgagagggag ctccaagaagatgacacagctcaaaataaaaatttg caatcagtacaaccaagtcatcgttataaggcatcgccctcttttgcccacccccccagcaccaggtgtggccactag